GAGAAAGAGCAAATAAAATCTGGAAAGAGGgtgttgttcaaatttcatcaaGCTTACATCGGAGGTCGATGCGTGGTCTGATTGCTCGTAACACATTAGTATCAAACATGATCGGTTTGATTTTCATCCGGATATTCTTTCATCGGGTTTTTTGTTGGTAGAACTGAACCTGCgttttttatgatatttattCTTAATCTCTTGCGAAATTATGTGTATTGCCAAGAATGGCGTTCTTGATGTTGCTACTGCTATTTACCTCTAGTATTAACTAGACAAGAATATTGTCTACCCAATTCATTGACAGTGAAGTTTTGGGCGAGCTCCAGTCCCGTGAGTTTTTATCTCCTCACATTGTGGAGATCTtccacataatttttttgtattcgAGAATGCTTGGCGTATTTAAGGGTCCAGCCCATTTAGCCCATTGTCTTCATTTGCGAGACTAGAATAAAAGACTTTCACACTTATAAATTGATCCATACACTCTCATCTTCCCTGCGTGGGACAAGAAAAGATACCACCAAACAACCAGCATCGATAAATTGACCCGTTATAAATAAATGGGTTAAAACCGGATTAACGGGTCAATTTGAGTTAGAACTTACCCGCTTGACGGGGCCTATCTCCTCCTTAGAGAAAAAGAGGTGAAGAGATGTCTAGGGAGCGCACCCGGACAAACTCTCCTGAGTCCCAATGCAGATGGGAGCAGGAGAAACGAGAAGGAAGAGAGTGTCACCGGAGTCTTCTTTGCTAATCGAAAAGGAGTTTGCGCATGTCGCGGACGAGAATGCGACCTAATCCGTTTACTTTTTCCCCCCAACAACAACGGCAGAACATGCCAAAAGCCAGCGTTTCCTTGATTGATTAAGAATTCTATGTTGCGGGGCTTCACATTGGTGCCGCGGGAACGAGAGAGGTCACTCCATGCATGCACAGCTTTTTCTTTGTTCGCGTCGTGCCCCGCACGTAGATGGACCTGCCCCTCTCTATCTCCACCTTTATTCTCAAATATTTATATCCCCTGTTGCGTGGGATTGTGTacgtgccaattcaatcttaaatttttatttttattttttgttaattgaatcttaaaatttttgtatttatgtcaattcaatatattcgatcaattttgttcgaaaatcgatgacgtgaataatttttaataatattttaattttttttctaactttttatttgttattttcttttcgtttctttaAAGTTCCAGCCGAGGTCACATAGGTTCGCCagtgtccacgtcggtgatttcctgccaaaattgatcggatggattaaaccgacacaaatgaaaaatattttgaaatcatgtggaaaaaaaaaagatttaggactaaattgacacagtAGCaataagtttaattttttttttttggtaattttcatctTAAAAATGTATATGTTAAATCTCTTGTTTGGTTTATTAGttagtaaaaaaaatctcatatttcTCGTATTACTTTTCCACTAGATAAATGGCCCTCTTCACTGAGAATCTATGTTTTTCAAGGTGAGGTGACTTAGCCCTCCGGATGTTCCTAATTAGTGCGCAATCGCTAAGGCAATCACTTAAAAAAGACTTGGTGGTTCTGACATTCCTGTGCCGGTAGTACAACGTCAGCGCCgatcgatcaaaattggctggatagacgaaataggcacaaatacaaaaagcttaaactgaattagcaaaaaaaaaaaaagaagcttagaacttttttgggtaatcatctcgttaatttttttcatcaaacgGTTTGGCCGGGATCTTATTGTCGAGGAGTTGGGACGGTTTGCTTCCATTGAAGGTGTTTTCATTTCTACTTTTGACCTAATTTTTTTAGCTGGAAATCCCATCATTGAATAGACCGaatttaagaaaagaaagaggagaagaaaaagggaaccAAACCCGTGGACCCCACCCCCTGTATGAAGAAACCAATCATCCTGTCGCGTTCTAAAGTTTCTAACGACCCCCCACCCCCCAGTCtgtctgcctctctctctcctccttcttccccGCTAATCTCGCCTTGTTCGTTCCCCGGCTGCACTTTCCCTCCACATTTCAACTTTCACTTTGGTTCTCCTCCCTCTAGTCCTCTCCTTCACTGGCGTCCAAGACCCACCACCTCATTTCCATCATGtccctcctctccttcctcctcctcctcctcctcctccctcttgcctcctcctcctcctcctcctttccgCACGGCAATCGCAGCTCTCTTCCACATTTCAGCACGGGTCAGCAGAGCACCACTCGACTCACTCTCATTGTGTGTTTGATTTCTCTCCAGttcttctcattcttcttcttcttcttcttcttcttcttcttccgcgcGCAGGCAACGTCTCCTTCCACATCGACTGCGGCTCTGCCACCGACTCCACCGACCCCTTCAACACCACCTGGCTCTCCGACCGCTTCTTCACCGGCGGCTCCTCCTCCGTCGTCTCCGAGCCTCTCCGCTTCCGCTTCCCCCCGGAGAAGACCCTCCGCTTCTTCCCCCCTCTCTCCTCCGGCAAGAAGAACTGCTACGTCCTCCCCGACCTCCCCTCCGGCCGCTACTACCTCCGCACCTTCACCGTCTACGACGACTACGACGGCAAGTCCCGCCCCCCCAGCTTCGACACCTCCGTCCAGGGCACCCTCGTCTTCAGCTGGCGCTCCCCCTGGCCCGAGGACGTCGCTCGCCTCGGCGCCTACTCCGATCTCCTTGCCTTCGTCCCCGATCGCCAGGCCGAAATCTGCTTCTACAGCATCGCCACCGACTCCCCCGTCATCGGATCGCTCTCCTTGATTCAGGTCGATCCGTTGTCCTACGATGCCGCTTCGATTGGGGACGGCTTCATTCTGGTCAATTACGGTCGACTGGACTGCGGTTCGGGCCAATGGGGCCCCGGGTTCAGCAATGACACGGATTACTTCGGCCGTTCGTGGCAGTCGGACTATGATTTCCGATCGCCCGACTCGCGGAACAATGTCGAGGTCATCTCCACAAATAGTACCATTTCAGGGGCTAATCAGCAACCGAATTATTTCCCAATGAAGTTGTATCAGACGGCTATCATGGCAAGGGAAGGGTCTCTAGATTACGCATTGGAGGTTGACGCGAAGATGGATTACTTGTTGTGGCTACATTTCGCGGAGATTGAATCCAAAACGAGTGGAGCTGGGCAGAGGGTCTTTGATGTGGTGGTGAATGGGGACAATTTGACCAGGGTTGACATATATAAGGAGGTTGGGCTTTTTGCGGCGTATGATTGGCATTACACATTGAAGAACTTGAGCAGCACGACTTTGAGTGTGAAGCTAGAGCCAGTTGTAGGAGTACCCTTGATTAGTGGGCTGGAGAATTACGCACTGGTTCCTGTTGATCTTTCCACTGATCCTGAGCAAGGTATGAGCATTGCCACTTATcgaatttcgttttttttttatttgattgccCAACATATTTGATGGTTGGGTTTGTGAGTTGCTCTTGATCATCAAAGTTTGGCACGCaggagaaatttttaaaaagaaatttttggtgttctcttgttttttttaatttttttaattcaataagGACACTGGAGTAGGATTGCTATTTGATCGTCTGCTCATTATCAGCAAAAGTGAAGCTGAATTTGCTTCCGAAAATCTTCAAATTGCTCACAGTAGTAGGCAGATTCTATGCACGGGATGGTGACCAAACATAGTATGCAGTAAGCACAATGGCATGCTTTTGTTCCATCTGGGGTGCAGAGCTGTGGTAGCAATGTTGACACTTCGAACTTCTAGGAAAGAAGGAATGTTCTCGACAAAAAGTAATCCAGCTATGGGTGTCCTGAATAATTAAGGATGAGCCAGGCATAAGTTATATACTTATTATTTCTGTACAAAGTATCTGGCGTGAAATGTGAATCAGGATTATTAGCTTGCTGTGGCAGACAGAGTATGCTAGAGAAACTAATCGGTCTTCATTTTTCATCCAGTGGCTGCTATGAGAGCATTGAAAGAGTCACTCGGTGTTCCTGAGAGAATGGGTTGGAACGGTGACCCTTGTGCTCCTACCAGTTGGGATGCTTGGGAGGGAGTTACATGTCATCCCAACAAGGATAAGACTTCCCTTATAATATATCAAATGTGAGCAGTTTTAGTTTTTTCATGTTTCATACCTAGCCAGAAGCACTAAATGCATTGGACGAGACTACTACGTGGATAAATGTATTCAACTTATTGTAGCCAGGGAACCCCCTAGTTTTATGTTTGCAAGAGCATCTTCAACATCCTGCTAGGTCACATGCCTGAAGCAACATGCTATAGTCTGGAATTGCATTTAAGTGAAGGACAATTAGATGAAATTTGGAAGTGTGCTTCCACAGGATATAGGAAATCTCATTAACAGATATtcaattgttatttttattagcTTCCATCATCCATGCAGCACAAACAGGGTCTGTCACTCTTAAGTTCACATAACACACCAGATTTTGAGAAGGAAACTGGAAAGTACAAGCTTCTCGTTCTTTAAGGATATAAACTAACAAATCATTGGTATACTTATTACCAGGCTTTAAATATGTGGATTGTTTTAAGATCAGATTTTTTACCGGTATTTCAGAGATCTTGGGAGTCAAGGCTTGAAAGGCTACATAAGTGACCAGATAAATCTTTTGTCGAACTTGGTAAGCTTGTAAGTATCGCCTTTCTGCTTCTAATTTCCTTTAATGATCTCCAGGATTTTGGGTAATGGAAAAGCTCCAGCATTATTTCTTCTTGACATTCTCTCATACTTTCATCTGCAAAGTTGCACCCACGATTCCAGTCCTTTATATTTTCCTCTGTAGTCATAAAGGAGGATTAGGTCATTCCAATGAGCTATGCTGCCACATGTCTTAGATGCTCTGCCTTTGATAAGAACTTTCTCTCCTTTCGTTACGACTTCTATCTAGCATAAGTCATTGTACCAACCATTTTGCCCTTGGCCTCCAGTTAAGGTTGAGGACCTGGATCTGATGATAACCCATGGACAATGTCAGCTCTTGGCCTCCAATTAATGTCACTGTTTTGCCTTGCTTGGTTTTCAGGAGAAATAGCACTGCCGAGGTCTGCCGTTTAAGTTGGTTCAGTAGAATTGCTGCTAAAAGACTCTTGAAGCTTATGCTTGGTTCGCCCATAGTTCATTTGTATAAAAATCTCAACTCTTACTCACTAATAGCGTGCTATGCCCCTAAACTTGGCCAATTTCTATCCAACTGTTTTTAGTAGTCATGATTTTAGCAGCTTTTAATGGGTGCTCACTCATTCTTCCCATGGAAATAGTTTAGACGGTAATATGATCTTTTTCACGTTCTTGTTGGTCTCTATATTGCTGATGCATGTCCATTTCTGGCTTAGATGATTAAAGGTGGACTGTACAATTCgcttttacattttctttttggctccAATGCAGAGGTAAAAATTAGCCCACATAGTGTATCCTTTTCTGTTTCAAATCTGTTCTTCATTGTTGGAATATTGAAATTCCATATCGGTAAAATCAGATCTCTGGAAATGTTTAATTATTatcacttttgaaatttttaccccTGTTGTGCTTATGATCGTTTAACTTCACACGTCATCAGGAATTTAAGCTCAAATTTTTTGCGGGGTACTGTTCCATCTGGACTTGGGGAAAATGCTCTTGCACGACTGTAAGTGTCAGAAATTGCTTGTCATATCTGATGGGtaaatcatgaattttttggatattggCTTATGTTTGATCTGTTCTTTAGCGGTATTGCCTATTATTGAAGCTAATCTCGAAGAGTCTTGAAATGTTaatcctttttgctttttttaattatagaaGTGGGTGTTCATGAAGGACCCGAACTTGCAgatttcttcctctctcttgatCTTGTCTGGGATACGTTGatagatcaaaagaaaaatgttacatgttgccttttcttttctcgtgtttatgtttttttaagtAGATTAATATTTGAAGTTTCGGTTAATAATATCTTTGAAGTGTAATAGATATCTGTTATTGCTAGTTGTGTGGAGTTAGAACATATTA
The genomic region above belongs to Rhodamnia argentea isolate NSW1041297 chromosome 6, ASM2092103v1, whole genome shotgun sequence and contains:
- the LOC115755490 gene encoding receptor-like protein 4 isoform X1, translated to MSLLSFLLLLLLLPLASSSSSSFPHGNRSSLPHFSTGNVSFHIDCGSATDSTDPFNTTWLSDRFFTGGSSSVVSEPLRFRFPPEKTLRFFPPLSSGKKNCYVLPDLPSGRYYLRTFTVYDDYDGKSRPPSFDTSVQGTLVFSWRSPWPEDVARLGAYSDLLAFVPDRQAEICFYSIATDSPVIGSLSLIQVDPLSYDAASIGDGFILVNYGRLDCGSGQWGPGFSNDTDYFGRSWQSDYDFRSPDSRNNVEVISTNSTISGANQQPNYFPMKLYQTAIMAREGSLDYALEVDAKMDYLLWLHFAEIESKTSGAGQRVFDVVVNGDNLTRVDIYKEVGLFAAYDWHYTLKNLSSTTLSVKLEPVVGVPLISGLENYALVPVDLSTDPEQVAAMRALKESLGVPERMGWNGDPCAPTSWDAWEGVTCHPNKDKTSLIIYQIDLGSQGLKGYISDQINLLSNLVSLNLSSNFLRGTVPSGLGENALARLDLSGNQLTGSIPDSLASSNMQLVLLNDNLLEGKVPEGLYSIGVHGGSIDLSGNKALCGAPSLPACSLLWENGGLSSGAKIGIGLSCVTFIVLLLVLFIFCIRRKRNDYDFGLPQELMSLSAKRNRYQRQKSLMLLEMESQHAKGLPTPFSPNYQKS
- the LOC115755490 gene encoding receptor-like protein 4 isoform X3, with protein sequence MSLLSFLLLLLLLPLASSSSSSFPHGNRSSLPHFSTGNVSFHIDCGSATDSTDPFNTTWLSDRFFTGGSSSVVSEPLRFRFPPEKTLRFFPPLSSGKKNCYVLPDLPSGRYYLRTFTVYDDYDGKSRPPSFDTSVQGTLVFSWRSPWPEDVARLGAYSDLLAFVPDRQAEICFYSIATDSPVIGSLSLIQVDPLSYDAASIGDGFILVNYGRLDCGSGQWGPGFSNDTDYFGRSWQSDYDFRSPDSRNNVEVISTNSTISGANQQPNYFPMKLYQTAIMAREGSLDYALEVDAKMDYLLWLHFAEIESKTSGAGQRVFDVVVNGDNLTRVDIYKEVGLFAAYDWHYTLKNLSSTTLSVKLEPVVGVPLISGLENYALVPVDLSTDPEQVAAMRALKESLGVPERMGWNGDPCAPTSWDAWEGVTCHPNKDKTSLIIYQIDLGSQGLKGYISDQINLLSNLVSLNLSSNFLRGTVPSGLGENALARLDLSGNQLTGSIPDSLASSNMQLVLLNDNLLEGKVPEGLYSIGVHGGSIDTFC
- the LOC115755490 gene encoding receptor-like protein 4 isoform X2, whose amino-acid sequence is MSLLSFLLLLLLLPLASSSSSSFPHGNRSSLPHFSTGNVSFHIDCGSATDSTDPFNTTWLSDRFFTGGSSSVVSEPLRFRFPPEKTLRFFPPLSSGKKNCYVLPDLPSGRYYLRTFTVYDDYDGKSRPPSFDTSVQGTLVFSWRSPWPEDVARLGAYSDLLAFVPDRQAEICFYSIATDSPVIGSLSLIQVDPLSYDAASIGDGFILVNYGRLDCGSGQWGPGFSNDTDYFGRSWQSDYDFRSPDSRNNVEVISTNSTISGANQQPNYFPMKLYQTAIMAREGSLDYALEVDAKMDYLLWLHFAEIESKTSGAGQRVFDVVVNGDNLTRVDIYKEVGLFAAYDWHYTLKNLSSTTLSVKLEPVVGVPLISGLENYALVPVDLSTDPEQVAAMRALKESLGVPERMGWNGDPCAPTSWDAWEGVTCHPNKDKTSLIIYQIDLGSQGLKGYISDQINLLSNLVSLNLSSNFLRGTVPSGLGENALARLDLSGNQLTGSIPDSLASSNMQLVLLNDNLLEGKVPEGLYSIGVHGGSIEYLRLGLGLGPMEWEMGCERSVHGKIVHASTMADLDQV